One genomic segment of Armatimonadota bacterium includes these proteins:
- a CDS encoding family 78 glycoside hydrolase catalytic domain, with the protein MLIPPAAALHPVNLTCDYRHNPIGIDDTHPRFSWIDSSPRRDQFQGAWQVLVASSPLLLSHNRGDLWNSGRVASGTASLITYSGRALTSERRAWWKVRVWNRAGQPSAFSPAARFEMGLLRPSDWHAKWIGMPALDPAAPNEPVALLRTSFILRGRIRSARWYGTALGLYQLQVNGMPATNGRLRPGWTDYHLRIPYQTLDVTRLLRPGVNAVGIRLAAGWYAGYVGFGHRRFHYGNAPRAYGQLVVRYRDGTKTTVSTGPGWAGAYGPTLGADLLMGDLRDSRREMPGWCVPVMMERWNRHFGAVQVDATPSVKQPPGTRPAPACDWPGNIPLTAESDRPVERVAAISPKVIRETAAGWVVDFGQNMVGVVHVRAFGGHSGERVTMRFGEVLNPDGSVYTTNLRGARATDVWILNGAPMQQWEPQFTFHGFRYAQITGWPGALTSANITGIVLSSARPDASAFECTNHLVNQLQHNIQWGMRGNYLEVPTDCPQRDERLGWMGDAEVFAPTACDNANVAAFLGKWMDDVDDAQSAAGGFSDVSPRLVDPADGAPAWGDAGVIVPWTLYRAYGDKRVVADHYPAMVRWLNYIRSANPDLLWVNRSNNNFGDWLNVGDDTDRALIATAFFARDADLMARMARAIGKVRDAAMYHALFQQIAAAFDRKWLLPDGAISGGTQTSYVIALQFHLLPPAARRQAAADLVAAIRKRGWHLSTGFIGTGSICQVLTDAGYADVAWRLVKNTTYPSWGYEIARGATTIWERWDGIRPNGTFEDPGMNSFNHYAFGAVGRWLIEDVAGIQSDAAHPGYAEIILNPLARGGVRSASSRIETIHGEVASAWRQEKDRFIWKVTIPANTWAEAHIPAQTIAGVTEGRRSIARAPGIHVIGMAHGALVVTVPSGSWSFHSTVPTHRRGALSR; encoded by the coding sequence ATGCTGATTCCGCCCGCTGCAGCTTTGCATCCGGTTAATCTCACGTGCGATTACCGGCACAATCCGATCGGTATCGACGACACGCACCCGCGCTTCAGTTGGATAGACAGTTCACCGCGCCGCGACCAGTTCCAGGGTGCCTGGCAGGTGCTGGTCGCCTCCTCGCCGCTGCTGCTCTCCCACAATCGCGGTGATCTTTGGAACAGTGGGCGCGTCGCGTCCGGAACTGCCTCGCTGATCACGTACTCCGGACGTGCACTCACCTCAGAGCGCCGTGCCTGGTGGAAAGTGCGCGTATGGAACCGCGCCGGACAGCCATCCGCCTTCAGTCCTGCGGCAAGGTTTGAGATGGGCCTTCTTCGGCCGTCCGACTGGCATGCAAAATGGATCGGCATGCCGGCGCTGGATCCAGCGGCGCCAAACGAACCCGTTGCGCTGCTGCGAACCTCGTTCATCCTCCGTGGAAGGATCCGTTCTGCGCGCTGGTACGGCACAGCCCTTGGGCTGTACCAACTGCAAGTGAACGGCATGCCGGCGACGAACGGCCGGCTGCGACCGGGGTGGACCGACTACCACCTTCGCATTCCGTACCAGACGCTGGACGTGACCCGCCTGCTTCGACCAGGCGTGAATGCCGTCGGCATCCGTCTGGCCGCCGGCTGGTATGCCGGCTACGTTGGCTTTGGTCATCGGCGCTTTCATTATGGAAACGCACCACGCGCTTATGGCCAGCTGGTCGTCCGCTATCGTGACGGTACAAAGACGACCGTAAGTACCGGCCCTGGCTGGGCCGGCGCGTACGGTCCCACGCTGGGCGCCGACCTCTTGATGGGCGATCTGCGCGACTCGCGGCGGGAGATGCCTGGTTGGTGCGTGCCGGTGATGATGGAGCGATGGAATCGCCATTTTGGCGCGGTGCAGGTTGATGCAACACCATCGGTAAAGCAGCCGCCGGGCACACGTCCGGCGCCGGCTTGCGATTGGCCCGGCAATATTCCTTTGACTGCAGAAAGCGACCGGCCGGTTGAGCGCGTGGCTGCGATTTCGCCAAAAGTGATACGCGAGACTGCCGCCGGCTGGGTGGTGGATTTCGGCCAGAACATGGTTGGCGTGGTGCACGTTCGCGCGTTCGGCGGGCACTCGGGCGAGCGTGTCACGATGCGGTTTGGTGAGGTGCTCAACCCGGACGGATCGGTATACACGACCAACCTGCGTGGGGCGCGCGCAACCGATGTCTGGATCCTGAACGGCGCACCCATGCAGCAGTGGGAACCGCAATTCACCTTCCACGGGTTCCGCTACGCCCAAATCACCGGCTGGCCCGGCGCGCTCACCAGCGCCAATATAACCGGCATTGTGCTGAGCTCAGCGCGCCCTGATGCAAGCGCGTTTGAATGCACGAACCACCTGGTCAACCAACTGCAGCATAACATTCAATGGGGAATGCGTGGCAACTATCTGGAGGTGCCTACCGATTGCCCGCAGCGCGACGAACGCCTGGGCTGGATGGGCGATGCCGAGGTCTTTGCGCCAACCGCATGCGACAACGCCAACGTGGCCGCGTTCCTCGGCAAATGGATGGATGACGTGGACGACGCGCAATCCGCAGCTGGCGGATTCTCCGACGTTTCGCCACGGCTCGTCGATCCAGCAGACGGAGCGCCGGCGTGGGGCGACGCCGGCGTGATTGTGCCGTGGACACTCTATCGGGCATACGGCGACAAGCGTGTGGTGGCTGACCACTACCCGGCGATGGTGCGGTGGCTCAACTACATCCGCAGTGCCAACCCAGACCTGTTGTGGGTAAACCGCTCCAACAACAACTTTGGCGACTGGTTGAACGTTGGCGACGATACAGACCGGGCGCTGATAGCGACAGCTTTCTTCGCGCGCGATGCCGACTTGATGGCGCGTATGGCGCGCGCGATCGGCAAGGTGCGGGATGCCGCCATGTACCATGCCCTGTTCCAACAGATAGCCGCCGCCTTCGACCGCAAGTGGCTCCTCCCAGATGGTGCGATCTCGGGCGGAACACAGACCTCGTACGTGATAGCGCTGCAGTTTCACCTGCTGCCGCCGGCCGCTCGGCGGCAAGCAGCGGCAGATCTTGTGGCCGCCATCCGTAAGCGTGGCTGGCACCTTTCAACGGGATTCATCGGCACCGGATCGATCTGCCAGGTGCTTACCGACGCCGGTTACGCCGACGTCGCCTGGCGCCTGGTGAAGAACACCACCTACCCGTCCTGGGGTTACGAAATCGCCCGCGGCGCCACCACCATCTGGGAGCGCTGGGACGGCATCCGCCCGAACGGCACTTTTGAAGACCCCGGCATGAACTCGTTCAACCACTACGCGTTCGGCGCAGTGGGCCGGTGGCTCATCGAGGATGTTGCCGGAATACAGAGCGACGCAGCCCACCCCGGCTATGCCGAGATTATCCTGAACCCCCTGGCAAGGGGCGGTGTCCGGAGCGCGAGCAGCCGAATCGAGACGATTCACGGCGAGGTAGCCAGCGCCTGGAGGCAGGAGAAGGACCGGTTCATCTGGAAGGTTACAATTCCGGCCAACACGTGGGCGGAAGCGCACATTCCCGCGCAGACGATAGCCGGAGTTACCGAGGGGCGTCGCAGCATCGCGCGCGCACCCGGGATCCACGTGATCGGCATGGCCCACGGTGCGCTGGTCGTCACCGTGCCCTCTGGAAGCTGGAGTTTCCACTCCACCGTTCCAACGCACCGCCGTGGCGCGCTGTCTCGATGA
- a CDS encoding PAS domain S-box protein, which produces MIGFGARSAHGAPDVAGGAKSSSPARKHAFERCFRAIGSYAAAALLTLVAVAISLIEQRWTQGHLAYLWFLPAVLVSSLYCGFGAGFAAALGGGLAGLLIETRGLALLQHRLSMVLEFVFYMGAALIVAAIADLQRRTAMDVAASEAAARQQEDLAQAGARRLQLMLESIGDGVVEVDAHGVVTYLNPAAERLTGWTSSAALGKPFAVICPLEPDPRTGGLDNLADEVLQKHEPQFSSGRKLLAASEIRWVDCSAWPMESDTASAPGCLTVLRDVSHERDAAASHARLRAMADATDDAILALAPDGVITAWNRGAEILFGYSAAQVLGQSVDLLIPESHRIEAERMRSTVADGGRIHQHETVRITRAGDRLDVWASLYPIVEIDGSVSGISVIERNVTAWKSAQAELKTMNATLESRVHERTLALENANRDLEIYADSISHDLRAPLRRTGAFAQLLRDDFGAHLPPEGQRYVDRIMVNSAEMMQMVDGLLEISRTTRHEMERQEVDLASLATSIVEAIRSANPDRVIEWAIEPEMKVWADRRLMTLVMENLLQNAAKFSRGRNPATIAVGTQRDDSGEIRYFVRDNGAGFNPKYSGKLFSAFQRLHLPSEFEGTGIGLATARRIIDRHGGRIWAESQPDCGATFSFTLGSGTD; this is translated from the coding sequence TTGATTGGTTTCGGAGCCAGATCAGCGCACGGTGCGCCGGACGTTGCCGGTGGCGCCAAATCCAGCAGTCCGGCCAGAAAGCATGCGTTCGAGCGCTGCTTCCGCGCTATCGGCTCCTACGCGGCCGCTGCTCTATTGACGCTGGTCGCAGTCGCCATCTCTCTGATTGAACAGCGGTGGACACAGGGGCACCTCGCCTATCTGTGGTTTCTACCGGCCGTGCTGGTAAGTTCGCTCTATTGTGGCTTTGGCGCGGGATTCGCCGCGGCCCTCGGCGGCGGCCTTGCGGGACTGCTGATTGAGACGCGCGGATTGGCGCTTCTGCAGCACCGGCTGAGTATGGTTCTGGAATTTGTGTTTTACATGGGCGCGGCGCTTATTGTGGCGGCAATAGCCGATCTGCAGCGCCGCACCGCGATGGATGTGGCTGCCAGCGAAGCGGCCGCGCGCCAACAGGAGGATCTGGCACAGGCAGGCGCACGACGCCTGCAGTTAATGCTCGAGTCGATCGGCGATGGCGTGGTTGAGGTGGATGCACACGGGGTCGTCACCTATCTCAATCCGGCTGCCGAGCGGCTTACCGGATGGACGAGTTCAGCCGCGCTCGGCAAGCCTTTTGCGGTTATCTGCCCACTGGAGCCCGATCCTCGCACCGGCGGTCTTGATAATCTCGCCGACGAGGTTCTGCAGAAGCACGAGCCGCAGTTCAGTAGTGGGCGCAAGCTCTTGGCGGCTTCGGAGATCCGTTGGGTGGATTGCTCCGCATGGCCCATGGAGAGCGACACCGCAAGCGCGCCCGGCTGCCTGACCGTCTTGCGTGATGTTTCGCACGAGCGCGATGCGGCCGCCTCTCATGCACGATTGCGGGCGATGGCGGATGCGACGGATGACGCCATCCTCGCGCTCGCGCCGGATGGCGTCATTACGGCGTGGAACCGCGGCGCGGAGATACTGTTCGGCTATTCCGCCGCACAGGTTTTGGGTCAATCGGTCGACCTGCTGATACCCGAGTCGCACCGCATCGAGGCGGAGCGCATGCGAAGCACGGTAGCCGACGGAGGGCGCATCCACCAGCACGAAACCGTACGGATCACGCGGGCCGGTGATCGGCTTGACGTTTGGGCATCACTGTATCCGATTGTGGAGATTGATGGCAGTGTGAGCGGCATCTCAGTGATTGAGCGCAACGTGACGGCGTGGAAGAGCGCTCAGGCCGAGCTCAAGACTATGAATGCCACATTGGAGAGCCGGGTTCATGAACGCACCCTTGCGCTAGAGAATGCCAACCGCGATCTGGAGATCTACGCCGATTCCATCTCGCACGACCTGCGGGCGCCACTACGCCGAACAGGCGCCTTCGCGCAGCTGCTCCGGGATGACTTCGGTGCTCATTTGCCGCCGGAAGGGCAGCGCTACGTTGACCGGATCATGGTCAACAGCGCCGAGATGATGCAGATGGTCGATGGCCTGCTGGAAATCTCGCGGACGACCAGGCACGAGATGGAGCGCCAGGAGGTGGATTTGGCGTCGCTAGCCACCTCAATCGTGGAGGCCATACGCAGCGCCAACCCCGACCGGGTGATCGAGTGGGCCATAGAGCCGGAGATGAAGGTATGGGCGGACCGGCGGCTGATGACCCTGGTGATGGAGAACCTGCTTCAAAACGCCGCAAAGTTTTCGCGAGGGCGCAATCCGGCAACGATTGCAGTTGGCACGCAGCGAGATGACTCCGGTGAAATCCGGTACTTCGTGCGCGATAATGGCGCGGGATTCAACCCCAAGTATAGCGGCAAGCTATTCTCAGCCTTCCAGCGCCTGCACCTCCCGTCCGAGTTTGAGGGCACCGGCATCGGCCTGGCTACGGCGCGCCGCATCATCGACCGGCATGGCGGCCGTATCTGGGCCGAATCTCAGCCGGATTGTGGCGCGACCTTCTCGTTTACGCTGGGTTCCGGTACAGACTGA
- a CDS encoding sugar phosphate isomerase/epimerase — protein MTNPRAAVQLIVFGSRNRSDFPGVLQDIAAAGFPAIEAGNLFDQLTEPVARDLLAENGLGVSGAHFGYGEFADDARIEHHLAYMNALGIRYLMCSGVADSGSLAGYKASAARFNDIGRMARAAGAQFCYHNHAWEFTPQDGGCGMDVLLAETDPDLVGLNLDVYWLYYANRDPAAFIAANHARAHYYHFKDGNRQRDAEGKVHPRFLELGRGEVDLDSAMAAAREAGAEWIVAEQDSTDLPHRESVTISRRYMRDRLGV, from the coding sequence ATGACGAATCCACGAGCCGCTGTTCAGCTTATCGTGTTTGGCTCGCGAAACCGCAGCGACTTTCCCGGTGTGCTCCAGGATATTGCAGCCGCCGGCTTTCCCGCTATCGAAGCGGGAAACCTGTTCGATCAGCTTACGGAGCCCGTTGCCCGCGATCTGCTGGCGGAGAACGGCCTTGGCGTAAGTGGCGCGCATTTTGGCTATGGCGAGTTTGCCGACGACGCGCGCATCGAACATCACCTTGCTTACATGAACGCGCTGGGCATCCGGTACCTGATGTGCTCCGGCGTGGCGGACTCCGGCTCACTCGCTGGATATAAAGCGTCGGCCGCACGCTTCAATGACATCGGTCGAATGGCGCGCGCCGCCGGCGCTCAGTTCTGCTACCACAATCACGCCTGGGAGTTCACGCCACAGGACGGCGGCTGCGGCATGGACGTGCTGCTGGCCGAAACGGACCCGGACCTCGTCGGTCTGAACCTCGATGTCTACTGGCTCTACTATGCCAACCGCGATCCCGCCGCGTTCATCGCCGCCAACCACGCGCGCGCGCACTACTATCACTTCAAGGATGGCAATCGGCAAAGGGACGCAGAGGGAAAGGTTCACCCGCGCTTTCTGGAGCTGGGACGCGGTGAGGTGGACCTTGATTCTGCGATGGCCGCCGCGCGCGAGGCCGGCGCAGAGTGGATTGTTGCCGAACAGGATTCGACCGACCTACCTCACCGCGAATCGGTCACGATCTCTCGCCGCTATATGCGCGATCGACTCGGCGTATAG
- a CDS encoding cytochrome ubiquinol oxidase subunit I has protein sequence MSAVMWDRFQFGFTVTFHYLFPQLTMGLALIIVLFKWLALRHGDPKLNDAARFFARLFGLNFVMGVVTGIPLEFQFGTNWAGFADRSGGVVGMTLAMEGMFAFFAESAFLGLFLFGEERLGQRKHLMSAVMVFAGSWLSGYFIVATNAFMQHPVGYAMMADGRLRLAHPLIYLFNRWAFWEYAHTMSAAVITGAFAVSSVAAWWILSASFPKHGISCLKVVIPLAFAACLLQLFPTGDRQGKLVARYQPGALAGMEGRFKTESNADLIIIGQPDPSRRRLENPIAVPRVLSYLAYGSFGHKVTGLDDVPGADQPDNVVLLYYAYHIMVGLGTLFIAIMGAAAWLLLRRRLESCQPMLWLLMLAFPFPFIATTAGWLSAELGRQPWVVWGVQRTANSASPAVSSGDAAFTSLGFLGLYSVLFVLFLFLLGRELRHGPVERATGREEAQ, from the coding sequence ATGAGTGCCGTGATGTGGGATCGATTTCAGTTCGGCTTTACCGTAACCTTCCACTACCTCTTTCCGCAGTTGACGATGGGCCTGGCGCTCATCATTGTGCTGTTCAAGTGGCTGGCGCTCCGCCATGGCGATCCAAAGTTGAACGACGCCGCGCGGTTTTTTGCACGCCTGTTTGGACTCAACTTTGTAATGGGCGTGGTTACCGGCATCCCGCTCGAGTTTCAGTTCGGCACCAATTGGGCCGGTTTTGCCGATCGAAGCGGTGGCGTGGTCGGCATGACTCTCGCCATGGAGGGAATGTTTGCCTTCTTTGCAGAGTCCGCCTTCCTCGGCCTGTTCCTGTTTGGTGAGGAGCGACTGGGCCAGCGGAAACATTTGATGAGCGCCGTGATGGTTTTCGCCGGGTCCTGGCTGTCGGGATACTTTATCGTGGCTACCAACGCCTTTATGCAGCATCCGGTTGGGTACGCAATGATGGCCGACGGGCGGCTCCGCCTGGCTCATCCGCTCATCTATCTGTTCAACCGGTGGGCATTTTGGGAGTACGCACACACCATGTCGGCGGCCGTTATCACCGGCGCGTTTGCGGTTTCGTCCGTTGCCGCATGGTGGATCCTCTCCGCGTCATTCCCGAAGCACGGTATATCCTGCCTCAAAGTCGTCATCCCGCTTGCTTTTGCAGCATGCCTGCTGCAGCTTTTCCCAACCGGCGACCGGCAGGGAAAACTGGTGGCGCGGTACCAGCCTGGGGCACTGGCCGGCATGGAGGGTCGGTTCAAGACCGAGTCCAACGCCGACCTCATCATTATCGGCCAGCCCGATCCATCGCGGCGCCGACTGGAGAACCCAATTGCCGTTCCTCGAGTTCTCAGCTATCTGGCGTATGGATCATTTGGACATAAAGTGACCGGCCTGGACGACGTTCCGGGTGCGGATCAACCGGACAATGTGGTGCTACTCTACTACGCTTACCATATCATGGTGGGCCTTGGAACGCTCTTCATCGCGATTATGGGCGCGGCCGCCTGGCTGCTGCTGCGCAGACGGCTGGAATCGTGCCAGCCGATGCTGTGGCTGTTGATGCTGGCATTTCCATTTCCCTTTATCGCCACAACCGCCGGGTGGCTTTCGGCGGAACTCGGCCGGCAGCCGTGGGTGGTATGGGGTGTTCAGCGCACCGCCAATTCCGCGTCGCCGGCTGTCAGCAGCGGAGATGCCGCCTTCACGTCACTCGGCTTCCTGGGCCTGTATAGTGTGCTTTTCGTGCTGTTCCTGTTTTTACTCGGGCGCGAGCTGCGGCACGGGCCGGTAGAGCGCGCAACAGGGCGTGAGGAGGCACAATGA
- a CDS encoding TlpA family protein disulfide reductase has protein sequence MRRWIAQFAAAGLCAFALSSAGAQTLKLTWVGSGAMKLRGYYMPNPLALGPDKPVGLSVEPAGLLQPLYGTLQFGGKSYAVLVDAPTAGPDRIWIDANRDGNLLNDPPVKWESHTFSAQGKSWKVYEGSVVLNLGSESRPQPATVAFYIFGAGYPGEAQVKDKLFFYSDYAWTGTATLHGKAYHVLISDESCSGSFKAKDSGGRPAVQFLIDRNGNGRFDAPSEVYDASKPFNIGGTSWRLAMAKPGGAGMRIVKSAIAVAEVPMAPNLTAGARILPFTAATLDGATVHFPQDYRGKLVLLDFWATWCGPCRGEIPNVVKAYDQYHGRGFDVLGVSLDQKDQAAQVKQFTAQNSMPWPQVYDGGFWKARIPVMYGINAIPQAYLVDGSTGRIIAEGDALRGAGFPALVGKALAKSGSTR, from the coding sequence ATGAGACGATGGATCGCGCAGTTCGCGGCGGCAGGCCTGTGCGCGTTTGCGCTGAGTTCGGCCGGTGCTCAGACGCTCAAATTAACCTGGGTCGGATCCGGCGCCATGAAGCTCCGCGGCTACTATATGCCCAACCCGTTGGCGCTTGGTCCAGACAAGCCGGTTGGCCTATCGGTTGAGCCTGCCGGGCTGCTCCAACCGCTCTACGGAACGCTTCAGTTTGGCGGAAAGAGCTATGCGGTGCTGGTAGACGCTCCGACGGCCGGTCCGGACCGAATCTGGATCGACGCAAATCGCGACGGCAATCTGCTGAACGACCCGCCGGTGAAGTGGGAGTCGCACACGTTCAGCGCGCAGGGCAAGTCGTGGAAGGTCTATGAAGGCAGCGTGGTTTTGAATCTGGGTAGTGAATCAAGGCCCCAGCCGGCTACCGTAGCGTTTTACATTTTCGGTGCGGGCTATCCGGGCGAGGCACAGGTTAAAGACAAGCTCTTTTTCTACTCCGACTACGCCTGGACAGGAACTGCGACGCTGCACGGCAAGGCGTACCACGTGCTGATCTCGGACGAAAGCTGTTCCGGCTCGTTCAAGGCGAAAGATAGTGGCGGCCGGCCCGCCGTGCAGTTTCTGATCGATCGCAACGGTAACGGCCGTTTCGATGCGCCAAGCGAGGTGTATGACGCTTCCAAGCCATTCAACATCGGCGGCACTTCCTGGCGGCTCGCAATGGCCAAACCTGGCGGCGCCGGAATGCGCATCGTGAAGTCGGCGATCGCCGTGGCCGAAGTTCCAATGGCGCCGAACCTGACCGCAGGTGCGCGAATCCTGCCATTCACAGCGGCGACACTCGATGGCGCCACCGTCCATTTTCCTCAGGATTACCGCGGCAAACTGGTGCTGCTGGACTTCTGGGCAACCTGGTGCGGACCGTGTCGCGGCGAAATCCCCAACGTGGTCAAGGCCTATGACCAGTATCATGGTCGCGGTTTCGACGTACTCGGCGTAAGCCTGGATCAGAAGGACCAGGCGGCCCAGGTAAAGCAGTTCACGGCCCAGAACAGCATGCCGTGGCCGCAGGTGTACGACGGCGGCTTCTGGAAGGCGCGCATTCCCGTAATGTACGGAATCAATGCTATTCCTCAGGCTTACCTGGTGGATGGTAGTACGGGGCGCATTATCGCTGAGGGTGACGCGCTTCGTGGCGCCGGCTTCCCCGCACTGGTAGGAAAGGCTCTGGCAAAGAGCGGCTCTACGCGGTAA